From one Spiroplasma endosymbiont of Lasioglossum villosulum genomic stretch:
- a CDS encoding rolling circle replication-associated protein: MQENFYIKKVYYGAYVKNIILPMSAILNNKRNEIGIKNLGINNKKLRNSTIRTKTKLIHKAYHNFYNSKVLSFVTLTYAKNMQDINKAKHDIAIFFKRLKRWWNNPKRVKYLGELKYMYVYEYQKRGAIHFHILFNRKIHKSMLPQWWPFGFNDVRVVKKGTNENIVKYLSKYVVKVQNDIKSQNQYDLGVRAYAFSRNCSNPKVVKGQKIMLYQRLIDASINALHTQFFKKKIDNLGRTILFGGSFDTTVFGDNFKDYDEYISIDSIRFRNAIKRVPRILHLH, translated from the coding sequence ATGCAAGAAAATTTTTATATTAAAAAAGTTTATTATGGTGCTTATGTTAAAAATATAATTTTACCTATGAGTGCTATATTAAATAATAAGCGTAATGAAATTGGTATTAAAAATTTAGGTATTAATAATAAAAAGTTGCGTAATAGTACTATTCGTACTAAAACAAAATTAATACATAAAGCGTATCATAATTTTTATAATTCAAAAGTTTTAAGTTTTGTTACTTTAACTTATGCTAAAAATATGCAAGATATTAATAAAGCAAAACATGATATTGCTATATTCTTCAAACGTTTAAAGCGTTGATGAAATAACCCTAAACGTGTTAAATATTTAGGTGAGTTAAAATATATGTATGTTTATGAATATCAAAAGCGTGGTGCTATTCACTTTCATATATTATTTAATAGAAAAATACATAAAAGTATGTTGCCACAATGATGACCATTTGGTTTTAATGATGTAAGAGTTGTTAAAAAAGGTACTAATGAAAATATAGTTAAGTATTTAAGTAAATATGTTGTAAAAGTGCAAAATGATATAAAATCTCAAAATCAGTATGATTTAGGTGTTCGTGCTTATGCTTTTTCTCGTAATTGTTCTAATCCAAAAGTAGTTAAAGGCCAAAAGATAATGTTATATCAACGTTTAATTGACGCTTCTATTAATGCTTTACATACACAATTTTTTAAAAAGAAAATTGATAATTTGGGTCGTACTATACTTTTTGGTGGTAGTTTTGATACTACTGTTTTTGGTGATAATTTTAAAGATTATGATGAATATATCTCAATTGATAGTATTAGGTTTAGGAATGCAATTAAGCGTGTACCTAGAATTTTACATTTACATTAA
- a CDS encoding energy-coupled thiamine transporter ThiT: MFKEQLLTTINYNKIKSKLGVGMLIKASAIFSLITLLTLTVIISILPASSINHFFKVTTIIGWQFYSSKIYLILILCLLLISSILLSVITWTVKIEDMHKNIVIVTLLSIFSINPIALIFNWIKHYQWQKEETFAILKTRWWTNFKFAFGIKRWLVIDYTIIGLFTGVNIACAFIEQNLLPKMPYGGGIAIKYIPLMVISYIIGFAGGWLTGMISALMSLLFIGGGYVINAWSYLLDYFLPMTTPAIISLLRFNLKADKSIFTYINYFLHCFLVCLIIYFWQTIAGYFIWSQITNADGSKNIWSGFNPLFYSLVYNFIHIFLFTYPIMQLTIPFIYRGLVSHYVERYR; this comes from the coding sequence ATGTTTAAAGAACAACTATTAACAACTATCAATTATAATAAAATTAAAAGCAAACTGGGGGTAGGAATGTTAATTAAAGCATCAGCCATTTTTAGTTTAATTACTCTTTTAACATTAACAGTTATTATTAGTATTTTACCTGCTAGTAGTATTAATCACTTTTTTAAAGTTACTACTATTATTGGTTGACAATTTTATAGCAGTAAAATTTATTTAATATTAATTCTTTGTTTATTATTAATTTCATCAATTTTATTATCTGTTATTACATGAACAGTTAAAATAGAAGATATGCATAAAAATATTGTTATTGTTACATTACTATCAATTTTTAGTATCAATCCCATTGCATTAATTTTTAATTGAATTAAACATTATCAATGACAAAAAGAAGAAACTTTTGCCATTTTAAAAACAAGATGATGAACTAATTTTAAATTTGCATTTGGTATTAAACGATGATTAGTTATTGATTATACAATTATTGGTTTATTTACTGGTGTAAATATTGCTTGTGCTTTTATTGAACAAAATTTATTACCAAAAATGCCATACGGCGGCGGTATTGCTATTAAATATATACCTTTAATGGTTATTAGTTATATTATTGGCTTTGCAGGTGGATGATTAACGGGTATGATTAGTGCTTTAATGTCATTATTATTTATTGGTGGTGGTTATGTTATTAATGCTTGAAGTTATTTATTAGATTATTTTTTGCCAATGACAACGCCCGCTATTATTTCATTATTACGTTTTAATTTAAAAGCTGATAAATCAATTTTTACTTATATTAATTATTTTTTACATTGTTTTTTAGTTTGTTTAATTATTTATTTTTGACAAACAATAGCAGGATATTTTATTTGATCACAAATTACTAATGCTGACGGAAGTAAAAATATTTGATCAGGATTTAATCCTCTTTTTTACTCATTAGTTTACAATTTTATTCATATTTTTTTGTTTACTTATCCAATTATGCAATTAACAATACCTTTTATTTATCGTGGTTTAGTTAGTCACTATGTAGAAAGATATCGTTAG